CGTCGTCAGGGCCAGTTCCGGAAATACGACCAGATCCGCGCTGCGGCTTTTCGCCTCGCGCATCATCTCCATGAGCCGCGCCACCGCCGCCGCCCGGTCATCCGCGAGATGCATGGGCCCCATCTGTGCAACCGCCAGGCCAATCTTTCTCGAAGTTTTCATACCTAAGCCGTCCAATGATAGGGGTGACAGTGAAGCGGCCCCCCCGCGACTCCCGCGTTCAGGGCGGTCGGGAAATGGAGATGGCCGAGGGGAAACGGGGTGGAAACGGCGCGGCGCCGAATCCGGGAAACGTCAGCGCGCCCACGATATCAAGGTATTTTTCGTGCGTAAAATAGGTCAAAATTGGTCGTCCATAGCCTGACCACATGGGACGCCCGCGTGCGATCGGGCGAGCGCCGGGGCGCGCATGTGCGCTGGATTCAGCGGTTCAATGGGGGGCTTGCCGAAGATCTTCGTCAAGCAGTTCGCGCAGCAGCCGCAGAAAACCGCGGGCCGAATGAGAGAGTGGCTCCGCGCGCGAGTAGGCGGCCCGCACCGTCAACGTCCGGCCTGGGGCCAGCGGGCGGACGTCGATCCGCGTGCGGGCCAGGGCATCCACGCAGAAGGGATCGATCAGCGCCACGCCCACTCCCTCCTGCACGAGGGCGCAGGCGCTGATCGCCGAACGCACCTCGACGATCGGCGCGGGCCGCGGCATATCGCCGAAGGCGGCGCCTACCACGCGGCCCAGCGGCGTGTCATGACCGTAATCGATCCAAGGCTGCCCGTGCAGGTCCGACAGTGTCAGTGTCGTCTTCGCACCGGCCTGGCCAAGCGGCACCGCGCAGACTATCGGCACCGTGCTCAGCGGTTCGGTTTGCACATTCGGGTGCGCCACCTCGAACATCGTGATGCCCAGATAGTGTTCGCCGAACAGGACGCGCGGCACCAGATTGTTGTGCGTCAGGGGCTCGAAGTGCACCGGTAATTCGGGATAGAGCCGGTTGAACCGTGCGATCGCGCGTGGCACGACGTGCACGCCCAGACTCGGGCTGCATACCACCGTCAGCTTGCCGCCGCGACCGGCCACCAGCGCGCGCACGAGATCGTCGACCCGCTGGATGCCGTCATAGGCGACTTCCACCTCCTCGAAGATGCGTTTCGCCTCGGGCGTCGGAAACAGGCGGCCGCGGCTGCGTTCGAACAGCAGGAAGCCAAGCCGTTCCTCGGTCAATTGCAGGACCCGGCTGACCGAAGGCTGGGCGATCAACAGCGACCGCGCCGCCTCGCTGATCGAACCCGCGATCATGATGGCGCGAAATATCTCGATCTGACGCAGGCTCATCGTCAGCCGGCGTTGCGGCGTGTCATCGTAATTCAAGAAAAATCCTTGCAATGGCGCGGTACTGGAGCGAGCCCATGCCTTTGGGCTATGGAAGAGTAATTTTGTACTATTTCCCAGTGCCGCGTGGTCTTGCTATGGTGCGTCATCGAGGGTGCGTCATGCGCTGCTCATGCATGCGCTACCCATTCGTTGTCCATTCGCCGCTTGCCCATGCCGACACACGAACTTCCGCTGATTTCGCAGGCACGCTTGCCCGACGTCACCGCCTACCGCATCGTGCCGCGCCGCTACTGGGGGCGCTGGCTGGCGGCCGTGATCCTCGTCGCCCTGGTAGCTGGCCTGTTGCGCGCGTTCGCCCATGGAGACATCGAATGGGGCACCGTCGGCCGTTTCCTGACCGCGCCTGTGATCCTCAAAGGGCTGGCGAACACGGTCGCGATGTCGGTGGCGGCGATGGCGTTGGGGATCGCGTTCGGCGTTTGCGCGGCGATCATGCGCATGTCCACGAACCCGGTGCTGCGCGGTGTGTCGAGCGCCTATGTCTGGCTGTTTCGCGGCACGCCCGTGATCCTGCAACTGCTGCTGTGGTTCAACCTGGCGCTGGTGTTTCCGACGCTCGGCATCGAGGGCCTATGGCAGGTTCGCACCGTGCAGGTGATGACGCCGATGCTGGCGGCCCTGCTGGGCCTGAGCATCAACCAGGGCGCCTATACCGCCGAGGTGGTGCGGGCCGGATTGCTGTCGGTCGACCCCGGCCAGGTGGAGGCGGCGAAGGCGATCGGCATGACCGGGATGCGGGCGCTGCAACGCATCATTTTCCCGCAAGCCATGCGCGTCATCATTCCGCCGCTGGGCAATGAATTCATCGGCATGGTCAAGCTGACCTCGCTGGCCAGCGTGATTCAGTTCACCGAGATCCTGCATAACGCGCAGAACATCTACTACGCGAATTCGCGCGTGATCGAATTGTTGATCGTCGCGGCGATCTGGTACGTGGCGGTGATCACGGTGCTGACGCCGTTGCAGATGCTGCTCGAGCGCCGTTTCGCGCGCGGCACGCGAGGTGGGCGATGAGCTTGCCGCTGCAAGCCGATGCGGTACCGATCGTTTCGATCGACCGTGTCTCGAAGCGCTTCGGCGATTTCCAGGCGCTGCGCGAGGTATCGGTCGACGTCGCGCAGGGCGAGGTGCTCTGCCTGATCGGTGCGTCCGGTTCCGGCAAGACCACCCTGCTGCGGTGCATCAACCAATTGGTTGGCATCGATAGCGGCGCGATCTGGGTGGACCGCCAACTGGCCGGTTATCGCATCAGCGGCCATCGGTTGCACCGGCTCCCGGAACGCGACATCGCCCGTCAGCGTCTGTCGACCGGCATGGTGTTCCAGCGCTTCAATCTGTTTCCGCACATGACCGCGCTGGAGAATGTGATGGAGGGACCGGTGCAGATCCTGCGACGGCCGCGCGCCGAGGTGGCGGCGGAGGCGGCGACGCTGCTCGACCGGGTCGGCCTGGCCGCGAAGCGCGATGCGTTTCCGGCGCAGTTGTCGGGCGGCCAGCAGCAGCGCGTGGCGATCGCCCGCGCCCTGGCGATGCAGCCGAAGGTCATGCTGTTCGACGAGCCCACCAGCGCGCTCGATCCCGAAATGGTCGGCGAGGTATTGGCGGTGATGCGCACGCTCGCGCGTTCCGGCATGACGATGATCATCGTCACCCACGAACTGGCGTTCGCGCGCGAAGTGGCGGACCGGGTGCTGTTCATGGATGCGGGCGCGATCGTCGAACAAGGACCCGCCGTCGAGGTGCTGAACACGCCGCGCGAGGCGCGTACGCGGGCGTTTTTGGCGGCGGTGCTCTGAGACGGCGGCACTCCGGTGGAGGCCGGCGGCGAGATTTTCCGCACCGCTTTCGTTGTGCCTGATGGCGTCGTCATTGCGTCGTCGCCACGTTGTTTTCGGAACTGTTCCATGCGGTGCTTCCCGCGCTGCTTCCTGCGATGTTTTCCGCGATGTTTCCCGTCGTGCCACCGAGGAGTTTCGATGCGTCGTGCACTTGCCACCCTGGCCATGCTGGCCATGGCCGCCACGTTGTCTGCGCCGGCCCATGCCGCGGCACTGCCCGCGGCGATCACCTCGCGCGGCATCCTCCAGACGGCGGTCGTGCCGAATTATCCGCCGCTGGAATTTCGCGATTCCGCCAGCGGCACGCTGACCGGCTTCGACATCGAACTGGGTGACGCGCTCGCGGCGAAGCTCGGCGTGAAGATGGGATGGCAGGAAACCAACTTCGAGCAGATGCTCAGCAGCGTCAAAACCGGCCGTCTCGATATCGTGCTGTCGGGCATGTCGGATCTGCCCGCGCGCCGCGACACCGTGGACTTCATCGATTACCTGCGTTCCGGCGTACAGTTCTTCACGCAGGCGAGTCACGCGCAGGCCTACGGCAGGATGACGGCGCTGTGCGGCAAATCCGTGGGTGCGAGCCGGCGCACCAGCCTGCCCGGAGAAATCAAGACGTGGAGCGATGCGCATTGCGTCGCCGCCAGGCTGCCGCCGATCAATGTCGTGGGCACCGAGGGCTCGGCCGATGCGCGCACGCAGTTGCGCCAGGGCCGTATCGATGCCGCGGTGCAGGGTAGCGAAACCCTGCCTTTCATCATGAAGAACGAGCCGAACACGTATGCGGCGATCGGCGAGCCGATTCGCTGGACGCTGATCGGCATCGCCGTCGGCAAGGATCAGGTCGCGCTGCGCGATGCCCTGTCCCAGGCGCTGGGCGCGCTGATGGCCGACGGTACCTATCGCAAGCTGCTCGACAAATGGCAGCTCGGGCCCAACGGCGTTGCCGCGCCCCAGCTCAATCAAGGTCAATGACATGGACTCCGTTCCCTTTTTTCCCGCCAATCGCGCCGCCCCGGCACCGCTCTATCCCTGGCCGGACAACCAGAAAAGCGCCTTGTTCCTGGCGGTCGACGTCGA
The sequence above is a segment of the Robbsia betulipollinis genome. Coding sequences within it:
- a CDS encoding LysR substrate-binding domain-containing protein is translated as MNYDDTPQRRLTMSLRQIEIFRAIMIAGSISEAARSLLIAQPSVSRVLQLTEERLGFLLFERSRGRLFPTPEAKRIFEEVEVAYDGIQRVDDLVRALVAGRGGKLTVVCSPSLGVHVVPRAIARFNRLYPELPVHFEPLTHNNLVPRVLFGEHYLGITMFEVAHPNVQTEPLSTVPIVCAVPLGQAGAKTTLTLSDLHGQPWIDYGHDTPLGRVVGAAFGDMPRPAPIVEVRSAISACALVQEGVGVALIDPFCVDALARTRIDVRPLAPGRTLTVRAAYSRAEPLSHSARGFLRLLRELLDEDLRQAPH
- a CDS encoding amino acid ABC transporter permease, whose translation is MPTHELPLISQARLPDVTAYRIVPRRYWGRWLAAVILVALVAGLLRAFAHGDIEWGTVGRFLTAPVILKGLANTVAMSVAAMALGIAFGVCAAIMRMSTNPVLRGVSSAYVWLFRGTPVILQLLLWFNLALVFPTLGIEGLWQVRTVQVMTPMLAALLGLSINQGAYTAEVVRAGLLSVDPGQVEAAKAIGMTGMRALQRIIFPQAMRVIIPPLGNEFIGMVKLTSLASVIQFTEILHNAQNIYYANSRVIELLIVAAIWYVAVITVLTPLQMLLERRFARGTRGGR
- a CDS encoding amino acid ABC transporter ATP-binding protein codes for the protein MSLPLQADAVPIVSIDRVSKRFGDFQALREVSVDVAQGEVLCLIGASGSGKTTLLRCINQLVGIDSGAIWVDRQLAGYRISGHRLHRLPERDIARQRLSTGMVFQRFNLFPHMTALENVMEGPVQILRRPRAEVAAEAATLLDRVGLAAKRDAFPAQLSGGQQQRVAIARALAMQPKVMLFDEPTSALDPEMVGEVLAVMRTLARSGMTMIIVTHELAFAREVADRVLFMDAGAIVEQGPAVEVLNTPREARTRAFLAAVL
- a CDS encoding ABC transporter substrate-binding protein, which translates into the protein MRRALATLAMLAMAATLSAPAHAAALPAAITSRGILQTAVVPNYPPLEFRDSASGTLTGFDIELGDALAAKLGVKMGWQETNFEQMLSSVKTGRLDIVLSGMSDLPARRDTVDFIDYLRSGVQFFTQASHAQAYGRMTALCGKSVGASRRTSLPGEIKTWSDAHCVAARLPPINVVGTEGSADARTQLRQGRIDAAVQGSETLPFIMKNEPNTYAAIGEPIRWTLIGIAVGKDQVALRDALSQALGALMADGTYRKLLDKWQLGPNGVAAPQLNQGQ